TATCAAAACGCAGGTCTGGAAAAACTGCATCTTTTCACACCTTCCGTAGCCGCTGGCTGCTCACATCAGTATCACCCCAGCAATTCATTACCGTTGCCAACGCCATCGACGCTGCCAAGGTCAACTACTTACTTATCGATGCTGGCTTAGAGATAACTAGTAACTGTTTTGTTGgattcttctttgatttattCAACCTGCTACTGCAGCAATGGGATCCTGATCTGGTAGAAGCAAGGTACATAAAAGATCTTGAAGATAACCTCAGCATCATCCGCCTCAAGTTTGGAGATAATGCTAAGCCTCTATTTAGAAATAGAGAATTCATAGTCTATGAGCGACGTGAAACCATGGAAGATGGCACCCTGGTACGTAGGAGGGACACTCCGTATTGCATTTGAATGATTTGTGAAATTTTAACAGTGGGGATGTGCAGCGCAGGTGGTAGCAGTCGCTTCACTTCCAAAGGAGATAGCTGCTGGATTGCAACCAAAGCAAAATAATGCAATCAGGGGACTGCTGTTGCAATCAGGATGGGTAGTGGAGAAGCTTGAAGGCGACTCTTGTATGGTCACCTATGTTGTTCAGGTGCTCTACTAGTACTCTACTCTTTACTCTTTAACAACAACattcattaatttaataatagcAGGATTgctatttattttcctttgttttcatGATCCAGTTAGATCCTGCTGGATGGATGCCCAGGTGCTTTGTCAATCGACTTAACAACAGACTGGTTATGATCATTGAAAATCTAAAGAAACTGGCACAAGCTTGTCCAATTGATGGGGATGGGGGGGAAACATGATTGATTATATTGTACAAActggagaaaagaaaagggcctCAGTTCTAATTGTGATAAATATCAATTAtatgatctctctctctctctctctctctctcacgaattaataaaataaatttggaggGGAAAAGGGAAGATAGAAAAGCGTATGCTACGACCATTCGTTTATCTCTTGTTAAGTGGGAAGATTGGGAAGAAACCATAAATACTGAAAAATTACTTGTGCAAGTCAAAAACGCTTTTACAAAGGGAAGTCAGTCtaatttagggttttaattatttacaaaGTAGAATCAAATCGGTGCTTTGTTAAGCTTTTGTGCTCAACATTCCGTGCTTTGTTTCTCATCTACAAGTTGAAAGATGGCCAATAGAAGCTAAACTCAGCTAGCCTGGTACTACTTACCTCCTGGAGTTCTCATGCCAGCCTGAAATGAATTTGTTTGAAGAAATAATTTAGCAATGCCCCAAAGTTATTGTTCCTTGCACTAAATGAATTTATTAGAACGAAAAAGGGTAGCCCTAACTGAACCAAACAACACCGTTGAGTTTCAAATCGGTTCGAAAATTTTGAAACATAGAGGCGCCAACACACGACAGAAAGGCAACCACGAGATATAACTGGCCAAATGTGATCAGATTCTTATCAATCTGAGGCGTGCATGATACAAGGGACGGATAGGGTTTCCAAGCatttaagaagaaaaacaatgtGTTGCTTGTATAGGTTATGTGGAAGGGGAAAAATAAGAAGCTTACGCGGCTCGATTCGGTTCTAAGCAGCATAGACATATAAATCGAACTGAACCAAGTTGACTGTTTCTGTTCAATTCAGCTCAAATCAGAGCAaatttcatccaaaaaaaacccCAGTTGTGGGTTGTTTTGCCCACCCGTACTACCATCCATCCTATCAAATTTTTTCTGCAAGGTTTTGACATGTGCCAATCATGAGAACCTTTTTTGGGATTTTCGTCATtctccctcttcttttttctatcaTCTTCTCTCTTCAGTCTCTCTCTCGTGGTGATTTTATCTAGAGATCTCCAGTGTCCCTCAGCCGGCATTCGAACACCCGTTGTCATTGGGACACTCCACAGTCCACGATAGAAGCAAAAAGCAAATTGTAACTATAGGATCTTCCCACGCATTAATTAGAGATCATAGTCGTCTCCCGAGCTATTAACATACAAAACCGAGCACTGGCATTGGCAACAGTATCCCTCCTTTGGATaataaaacacaaaagaaaattatatttaaagaaaGCATCATAAGTTCTCACCAGAATCCAAAACACCCGAGCTAAAAATTCCAATTCATGCTAgggttggtgtggttgggACTTCCTCTCTCGTTTGgaatacacacacaaacatatCATTTTAAGCAAATATATACACCTGATTGCTAGACAACTGGAGAgcacaagaaaacaaattgaaaacatattTAGATGTTCTCTTTCTTGATAACCATAACAATTCATTGTATGGAAAAGACCATAAGCTGTATTGTTCCAAGTACACAGGATGTGTACAAGTCTACTCCCGAAGACTATTTTGACAGACAATCCGAACCGCTACATCACTCAATATTTTACATTACAACAACCTCCAGTTCTATCAAGGGATATCACTTATTACAGCACCTGACTACTATACGACATCCATCATGGGATAACATTAATTTCAACACCTGACCTAAGTACTTTACAACATTTCAAACCTTAATTATGAGGCACTTTACGCTGCACTTTGGGACCGGCACGTTTCATCTGAATTTAAAAAAGGGGAAGTTTTAGAAGAATGGAAATGACAATTTTAAATGGACCATTGATGCACCAATCAACGCAAAAGCAACTATAGATTTACAAATGGCATCGGCATTCTTATGGTGCCTCACATATTCGACAAGTGCCTCAATTAACCAGAACACTTGGATAAATGGTATAATCTAACCAACAGAGAAGACTTATAAAATATTACTTCTTACATCTTGAACCCCTTGGTTTTAACTATGAAGAAGGAGCATCTGGCTGGTTTTCTGGTAGAGCATCTAGGAATTCTGGGATCTTACTGTATGCCTCATGCAACCTGGCCAAAAGGGGAAACTGAGCCTGCACAACATTTGATGGAAAATAAACTTATTAGCAGATGTACATGTGGAAAGCCACTTCAAGTTTTGAGCAAAAGGtctcaaaaaagaagataagtATCTAAGAGGACAGCTACcagaaatattaaaataaataaataagaaataattatGAAGAAGGAAATGAAAGAGCAGCTGGTGGATGAAAATGT
The window above is part of the Prunus dulcis chromosome 1, ALMONDv2, whole genome shotgun sequence genome. Proteins encoded here:
- the LOC117615412 gene encoding START domain-containing protein 10; protein product: MTSPAPCSRSWSISEDSLKRYVQFASESCIQELLSASDSNRDTRVGAGNNANDGWKVLTLDNGVEISKRRSGKTASFHTFRSRWLLTSVSPQQFITVANAIDAAKQWDPDLVEARYIKDLEDNLSIIRLKFGDNAKPLFRNREFIVYERRETMEDGTLVVAVASLPKEIAAGLQPKQNNAIRGLLLQSGWVVEKLEGDSCMVTYVVQLDPAGWMPRCFVNRLNNRLVMIIENLKKLAQACPIDGDGGET